The following are encoded together in the Longimicrobiaceae bacterium genome:
- a CDS encoding metallophosphoesterase translates to MTRRHDARNALLAAGGAAAALAAYAFLVEPRWLETTHTRIHRRGLHADLEGFRIALLTDLHAGEGVPLSLIRRACRMAMREKPDLIALTGDFAADSSVGFDRVLSALDELSAPFGVYAVPGNHDHTVGIETWHRQVARHPVLHDLTNGATILRVGDARLCVAGVDDYSEGEPTLSALPAPKKRDFTLLLAHDPGQAERARRGHDRVDLIVSGHTHGGQVRMPFVGALRNPSEHDELYDEGLRRRPWTQVYTSRGVGTVHIPVRFLCRPEVAILELTGTPRPPR, encoded by the coding sequence ATGACGAGACGACACGACGCACGGAACGCGCTGCTCGCGGCGGGCGGGGCGGCGGCGGCGCTGGCGGCCTACGCGTTCCTGGTGGAGCCGCGGTGGCTGGAGACGACGCACACGCGCATCCACCGCCGCGGGCTGCACGCGGACCTCGAAGGCTTCCGCATCGCCCTGCTTACGGACCTGCACGCGGGCGAGGGGGTGCCGCTCTCCCTCATCCGCCGCGCGTGCCGCATGGCGATGCGCGAGAAGCCGGACCTGATCGCGCTCACGGGCGACTTCGCTGCGGACAGCTCGGTGGGCTTCGACAGGGTCCTGAGCGCGCTGGACGAGCTCTCCGCGCCCTTCGGCGTGTACGCGGTGCCCGGCAACCACGACCACACGGTGGGGATCGAGACGTGGCACCGGCAGGTGGCGCGGCACCCCGTGCTGCACGACCTGACGAACGGCGCGACGATCCTGCGGGTGGGCGACGCGCGGCTGTGCGTTGCCGGAGTGGACGACTACTCGGAAGGCGAGCCGACGCTCTCCGCGCTACCTGCGCCGAAGAAGCGGGACTTCACGCTGCTGCTGGCGCACGACCCCGGCCAGGCGGAGCGGGCCCGCCGCGGGCACGACCGGGTGGACCTGATCGTGAGCGGCCACACGCACGGGGGGCAGGTGCGGATGCCGTTCGTGGGCGCGCTGCGGAACCCGTCGGAGCACGACGAGCTGTACGACGAGGGACTGCGGCGCAGGCCGTGGACGCAGGTGTACACGTCTCGCGGGGTGGGCACGGTGCACATCCCCGTCCGTTTCCTCTGCCGGCCCGAGGTTGCGATCTTGGAATTGACCGGAACTCCGCGTCCGCCCCGCTGA